A genomic segment from Gilvibacter sp. SZ-19 encodes:
- a CDS encoding DUF58 domain-containing protein: MRSFFKSLYLRNRFFAALIGIVLLFVISYFYEDLFGVARLLLTVLVVLTLLDMLLLYRNKTGIEASRSLPEKLSNGDENDVKLQLRNSYRFPVGVRIIDELPKQWQIRDFEIHTQIASAATKATTYQVRPTERGEYHFGNLNVFSATILGLVWRRQQYDHNAMVPNYPSFLQLKKYEFVAFTNKLKMFGLKKIRRIGHTLEFEQIKDYVSGDDVRNINWKATAKKNDLMVNQYQDEKSQPVYSVIDTGRVMKMPFNQLSLLDYAINATLVISNIVLKKQDKAGMFTFSRKVENQIVAKQRRSQMNLILETLYNINTDFAESDFSRLYVDIKRRIKSRSLLLLYTNFETLDALHRQLPYLQAIAKTHLLVVIFFENTELAAMAKEPAETTRAIFQKTIAEKFIYEKKLIANELKKYGIQAILTAPENLTINTINKYLEIKARGLL, from the coding sequence GTGCGCAGCTTCTTTAAAAGTCTATATCTGAGAAACCGCTTCTTTGCGGCGCTGATCGGCATAGTGTTGCTCTTTGTGATCTCGTATTTTTATGAAGATCTCTTTGGAGTTGCCCGACTGCTGCTCACCGTACTTGTGGTTTTGACACTACTGGATATGCTTTTATTGTATCGGAACAAAACAGGAATAGAAGCCTCTAGGTCTTTACCAGAGAAACTCTCCAATGGCGATGAGAACGATGTAAAGCTGCAATTGCGCAACAGTTATCGATTCCCGGTGGGGGTTAGAATTATTGACGAACTGCCTAAGCAATGGCAAATTCGCGATTTTGAGATCCACACTCAGATCGCATCCGCAGCAACAAAGGCCACTACTTATCAAGTACGCCCTACCGAGCGTGGAGAATATCATTTTGGCAATTTGAATGTATTTAGTGCTACCATTTTAGGTTTGGTTTGGCGCAGGCAACAATACGACCACAATGCCATGGTGCCCAATTACCCGTCTTTCTTACAACTCAAAAAGTACGAGTTCGTGGCATTTACCAATAAGTTGAAAATGTTTGGTCTCAAGAAGATCCGCAGAATTGGGCACACCCTAGAATTCGAACAGATCAAAGATTACGTAAGCGGAGACGATGTGCGCAATATAAATTGGAAGGCCACTGCCAAGAAGAACGACCTGATGGTGAACCAGTATCAGGACGAAAAATCACAGCCTGTTTACTCGGTGATCGATACCGGACGCGTAATGAAGATGCCTTTTAACCAGCTTAGCCTATTGGATTATGCCATTAATGCCACCCTGGTGATCTCCAATATAGTTTTAAAGAAACAAGACAAAGCCGGCATGTTCACCTTTTCGCGTAAGGTGGAAAATCAGATCGTGGCCAAACAAAGGCGTTCACAGATGAATTTGATCTTAGAAACGCTTTACAACATTAACACAGACTTTGCAGAAAGTGATTTTTCACGTTTGTATGTGGATATCAAACGCCGGATAAAATCGAGAAGTCTGCTGCTACTCTACACCAATTTTGAGACCTTAGATGCCTTGCACAGACAGCTGCCCTATTTGCAGGCCATTGCTAAAACGCATCTCTTGGTGGTGATCTTCTTTGAGAATACAGAGCTGGCTGCCATGGCCAAAGAGCCAGCAGAAACCACTCGGGCGATCTTTCAAAAGACCATAGCGGAAAAATTCATCTATGAGAAGAAGCTCATTGCCAACGAGCTCAAGAAATACGGGATTCAAGCCATACTTACCGCGCCGGAGAATCTCACCATAAATACCATTAACAAGTATCTAGAAATCAAGGCTAGAGGACTGCTCTAA
- a CDS encoding DUF4442 domain-containing protein has protein sequence MPLTPGKINTFIAFKLPSAFLTGVRLKSISQESCTTTVKHRWINQNPFNSMFWAVQGMAAELATGALVMDEIKVQGKPVSMLVANNKANFSKKAKGRITFTCNDGLAIRQAIQKAIASGEGQTCWMHAQGTNTDGVVVSSFDFEWTVKLRS, from the coding sequence ATGCCGCTAACTCCCGGAAAGATCAACACCTTTATCGCCTTTAAATTACCCTCCGCCTTTTTAACAGGAGTCCGCTTAAAGAGCATTTCTCAAGAAAGCTGTACAACGACTGTAAAACACAGATGGATCAATCAAAATCCGTTCAATTCCATGTTTTGGGCCGTTCAAGGAATGGCTGCGGAGCTAGCTACAGGAGCCTTGGTTATGGACGAGATCAAGGTCCAAGGAAAACCGGTTTCTATGTTAGTGGCTAATAACAAAGCTAACTTCAGTAAAAAAGCCAAGGGGAGAATCACCTTTACTTGTAACGATGGACTAGCGATTCGTCAAGCGATCCAAAAAGCAATAGCAAGCGGAGAAGGCCAAACCTGCTGGATGCATGCACAAGGTACCAATACCGATGGAGTCGTGGTCTCTTCTTTCGATTTTGAGTGGACGGTAAAGCTGCGATCCTAA
- a CDS encoding DUF2141 domain-containing protein: MSVRNIIFTLTLMLLGAIQSAFAQQESAATGISITVTVPMQSTEGKVIFGLHNEATFMKAPLQGQISQIVDGKATVTFSGVAPGTYAVMCFHDRNNDDQMNFQANGMPLEDYGVSNNNMAMGPPSWSDAKFEVGTQDLELEIRM, translated from the coding sequence ATGTCAGTCAGAAACATCATCTTTACACTTACCCTAATGCTCTTAGGAGCGATCCAATCCGCCTTTGCCCAACAAGAATCCGCAGCAACCGGAATAAGCATCACCGTAACCGTACCCATGCAAAGTACAGAAGGCAAAGTGATCTTTGGGCTTCACAACGAAGCTACCTTTATGAAAGCGCCACTACAAGGACAGATCAGTCAAATTGTAGACGGAAAAGCTACCGTGACCTTTAGTGGAGTTGCTCCAGGAACTTATGCCGTAATGTGCTTTCACGACCGTAACAACGACGATCAGATGAACTTTCAGGCCAACGGCATGCCGCTAGAAGACTACGGAGTATCTAACAACAATATGGCTATGGGGCCTCCTAGCTGGAGCGACGCTAAATTCGAAGTAGGCACTCAAGACCTGGAATTAGAGATCCGCATGTAA
- a CDS encoding MoxR family ATPase, which translates to MEEQNKPQDEQSQEQQIPQQAEAASEPTNDMGFNARIDLSALSEAVTQIKAEIGKIIVGQEQMVELLVISLLANGHSLIEGVPGVAKTVTAKLLAKSLNVDFNRIQFTPDLMPSDILGTSIFNVKDQEFEFKAGPIFSNIVLIDEINRAPAKTQAALFEVMAERQITIDGVQNNMNRPFLVFATQNPIEQEGTYALPEAQLDRFLFKINVDYPQLEEEILILQNEHKREDHDPFEDIKPVLTAEKIIGYQQTVKKILIEDNLIKYIAGLVNQTRTNANLYLGASPRASIAIMNSAKAKAAIEGRDFVTPDDIKTVTVPVLRHRVIVTPEREMEGFTADRVIAQIIESQEIPR; encoded by the coding sequence ATGGAAGAGCAGAACAAGCCGCAAGACGAGCAGTCACAAGAGCAGCAAATCCCGCAGCAAGCAGAAGCGGCAAGCGAACCCACTAACGATATGGGCTTTAACGCACGTATAGACCTAAGCGCCTTAAGTGAGGCCGTAACACAGATAAAAGCAGAGATCGGGAAGATCATTGTTGGGCAAGAGCAAATGGTAGAACTGCTGGTAATCTCTTTACTGGCCAACGGACACTCACTTATTGAAGGCGTACCAGGAGTGGCCAAAACAGTGACAGCAAAGCTACTGGCCAAATCGTTGAATGTGGATTTTAACCGCATACAGTTCACACCAGACCTCATGCCAAGTGATATACTGGGAACCTCAATTTTCAATGTTAAGGATCAAGAATTCGAATTCAAAGCCGGACCGATCTTCTCCAATATAGTTTTGATCGATGAGATAAACCGAGCTCCTGCCAAAACACAGGCTGCACTCTTTGAAGTGATGGCAGAAAGACAGATCACCATAGATGGGGTACAGAACAATATGAACCGTCCTTTCTTGGTCTTCGCCACCCAGAATCCGATTGAACAAGAAGGTACCTATGCCTTACCTGAAGCACAGCTAGACCGTTTTCTCTTTAAGATCAATGTCGATTATCCGCAGCTAGAAGAAGAAATACTGATTCTACAAAACGAACATAAGCGAGAAGATCACGACCCCTTTGAGGATATCAAACCCGTACTGACGGCCGAAAAGATCATCGGATATCAGCAAACGGTAAAAAAGATCTTAATAGAGGATAACCTGATCAAATATATCGCTGGTTTGGTGAATCAAACGCGTACCAATGCGAATTTGTATTTGGGAGCCTCTCCACGAGCCTCCATAGCGATAATGAATAGCGCCAAGGCCAAAGCCGCTATAGAAGGACGCGACTTTGTAACCCCAGACGATATTAAAACGGTTACCGTACCAGTACTGCGCCATAGAGTAATAGTAACTCCGGAGCGCGAAATGGAAGGCTTCACCGCAGACCGCGTAATTGCACAGATCATAGAATCCCAAGAAATTCCTCGATAA
- a CDS encoding PadR family transcriptional regulator, with translation MKIENTKAQMRKGVLEFCILSILRDGEAYTSDILDALKEAKMLVVEGTIYPLLTRLKNAGLLSYRWEESTSGPPRKYYELTETGKLFLKELNNTWDELQDAVNTVISVKSTK, from the coding sequence ATGAAAATTGAGAACACAAAAGCACAAATGAGAAAAGGCGTACTGGAGTTTTGTATCCTGTCCATACTTAGAGACGGCGAGGCTTACACTTCAGATATCCTGGACGCATTGAAAGAGGCAAAGATGCTGGTCGTAGAAGGGACGATTTACCCCTTGTTAACTCGGCTTAAGAATGCCGGATTGCTTTCCTACCGCTGGGAAGAATCCACCAGTGGGCCACCTCGTAAATATTATGAACTAACCGAAACCGGTAAGCTGTTCCTCAAGGAACTCAACAACACCTGGGACGAGCTGCAAGATGCAGTGAATACAGTAATTAGCGTAAAATCAACAAAATGA
- a CDS encoding LysR substrate-binding domain-containing protein: MTITQLKYVLAVAEHQNFTKAAEKTFVTQPTLSMQIQKLEDQLDVLIFDRTKKPIALTEIGKKIVQQAKNIVNEADRIQDIVDQQKGFIGGEFKLGIIPTVMPTLLPMFLRNFTNKFPKVHLKIEELNTDDLIQKLDEGHLDAGIAATPLLQENIKERVLYYEPFVGYIPQQHRLASTSRITIGDLDIDDILLLEDGHCFRDGVINLCKSAKTNLDDRFQIESGSFETLIKLSEEGMGMTLLPYLHTLDLGEKQKANLHHFNDPAPAREVSLIYPKSELKIQIIDAMFDVISGVVRGAIAYQDVQIISPLPNKK; encoded by the coding sequence ATGACCATTACACAGCTTAAATATGTACTCGCAGTAGCGGAGCATCAGAATTTTACAAAGGCAGCAGAAAAGACCTTTGTAACGCAGCCTACTTTGAGTATGCAAATACAAAAACTGGAAGATCAATTAGATGTATTGATCTTTGACCGCACTAAAAAACCGATCGCGCTCACAGAGATTGGTAAGAAAATTGTGCAGCAGGCCAAAAATATTGTCAATGAGGCCGACAGGATCCAAGACATTGTAGATCAACAAAAAGGATTTATTGGCGGGGAATTCAAATTGGGGATAATTCCAACAGTGATGCCTACCTTACTGCCAATGTTCCTCAGGAATTTCACCAATAAATTTCCCAAGGTACACCTCAAGATAGAGGAACTCAATACAGACGATCTGATCCAGAAATTGGACGAAGGGCACTTAGATGCCGGAATCGCTGCAACTCCGCTCTTGCAAGAGAATATCAAGGAAAGAGTACTCTATTATGAACCTTTTGTGGGTTATATTCCACAACAACACCGCTTGGCCAGTACAAGCCGCATAACCATTGGCGATTTGGACATAGATGATATCTTGCTTTTAGAAGATGGTCACTGCTTTAGAGATGGTGTTATAAACCTCTGCAAATCGGCTAAGACGAATTTAGACGACCGTTTTCAGATAGAAAGCGGAAGTTTTGAAACCCTTATAAAACTATCAGAAGAAGGCATGGGCATGACCTTACTGCCCTATCTGCACACCTTAGACCTGGGTGAAAAGCAAAAGGCCAACCTGCACCACTTTAACGATCCTGCTCCTGCCCGTGAGGTGAGTTTGATCTACCCAAAGAGTGAGCTGAAGATACAAATCATAGACGCCATGTTCGATGTGATCTCTGGCGTAGTTAGGGGAGCCATAGCCTACCAGGACGTACAGATCATAAGTCCGCTGCCTAATAAAAAGTAA
- a CDS encoding TIGR00266 family protein, producing the protein MTAHEIDYHIYGEEMQYVEIELDPNESVIAEAGSLMMMETEIEMQTIFGDGSKQDKSFMGKLWGAGKRLLTGESLFMTAYLNNAYDKRKVSFASPYPGKIIAIDLAKQGGKFICQKDAFLCAAKGVSVGIEFSKKLGRGLFGGEGFIMQKLEGDGLAFVHAGGTTAVKELRPGEKLKVDTGCIIGFDQTVDYDIEFVGGIKNTIFGGEGMFFASLTGPGTVYIQSLPFSRLAGRVWAAAPRGGGKDKGEGSILGGLGDLLDGDRSF; encoded by the coding sequence ATGACAGCACACGAAATTGATTATCACATCTACGGAGAGGAAATGCAATATGTCGAGATAGAACTCGACCCAAACGAATCTGTAATTGCAGAGGCCGGCAGCCTAATGATGATGGAAACCGAGATTGAGATGCAAACCATCTTTGGAGACGGTTCCAAACAAGACAAGAGTTTTATGGGAAAGCTTTGGGGAGCAGGTAAACGCTTACTTACCGGAGAGAGCCTGTTTATGACAGCCTATCTCAATAATGCCTATGACAAACGCAAAGTGAGCTTTGCTTCGCCTTACCCAGGTAAGATCATCGCTATAGACCTGGCCAAGCAGGGCGGAAAGTTCATATGTCAGAAAGACGCCTTTCTCTGCGCCGCCAAAGGCGTGTCCGTTGGCATTGAATTCTCTAAGAAGTTAGGCCGTGGCCTATTTGGTGGCGAAGGCTTTATCATGCAAAAGTTAGAAGGTGATGGTTTAGCTTTTGTACATGCAGGAGGAACCACAGCGGTTAAAGAACTGCGTCCGGGAGAAAAACTCAAAGTAGATACAGGTTGTATTATTGGTTTTGACCAAACTGTAGACTATGACATTGAGTTTGTTGGCGGTATCAAGAATACCATTTTTGGGGGAGAAGGTATGTTCTTTGCCAGTTTAACAGGACCCGGCACGGTATATATTCAATCTTTGCCCTTTAGCCGTTTGGCTGGTCGTGTTTGGGCAGCAGCTCCTAGAGGAGGTGGTAAGGATAAAGGAGAAGGCAGTATACTCGGTGGTTTAGGCGATCTTTTAGACGGAGACCGCAGCTTCTAA
- a CDS encoding DUF4870 domain-containing protein, with protein sequence MDNTGLSKNDKSLGMAIHLATFLKYFFPFGNFIGPLVLWTTNREKAFIDHHGREAINFQLSLLLYGVIIAAVCLPFVFFHAGDFISILEQLDDAYYRSRSVNANELGGYLTVIFLAVLLAFCIFIFEIYAVITAAMKANNGELYRYPLSIRFIRTENDALTPATAGATEAATAAEATAETDQEVDFTEQSSSNEQKSSENEQSS encoded by the coding sequence ATGGACAATACTGGCTTATCAAAAAATGACAAATCGTTGGGAATGGCTATCCACCTAGCGACTTTTTTAAAGTACTTTTTCCCATTCGGAAACTTTATTGGTCCTTTAGTATTATGGACCACCAACAGAGAAAAAGCTTTTATTGATCACCACGGACGGGAGGCTATCAACTTTCAGCTAAGTCTATTACTCTATGGCGTTATCATCGCCGCAGTATGTCTTCCGTTCGTGTTCTTTCACGCCGGAGACTTTATAAGCATCTTAGAGCAATTGGATGATGCCTATTACAGAAGTCGTTCGGTAAACGCCAATGAATTGGGCGGATACTTGACAGTGATCTTCTTAGCGGTACTACTCGCGTTCTGCATCTTTATCTTTGAGATCTACGCGGTGATCACGGCTGCTATGAAAGCAAACAATGGAGAGCTGTATCGCTATCCCCTATCCATTCGATTCATTAGAACAGAAAACGACGCTTTGACCCCGGCAACCGCTGGAGCTACGGAAGCCGCTACGGCTGCCGAAGCTACCGCAGAAACCGATCAAGAAGTCGACTTTACAGAACAATCATCGTCAAACGAACAAAAATCATCAGAAAATGAGCAGTCTAGTTAA